The proteins below come from a single Bombyx mori chromosome 19, ASM3026992v2 genomic window:
- the LOC101738663 gene encoding protein C1orf43 homolog, producing MQDFTSILNIIFIISGGVLTFVILFIFAKRQITRFALRSRRGPHVPIGADAKKCLKREIERRIEAVPRIMYEPRLLSSEPSHYILEPQQPYHYRFKAVDDVKTLEDEIACQDPGLRRHPRESLRAFLLSSLAAPLDGRGQKLVHQFCDTYEFARHHPGEFGEDEYQAYSRLLMKLLDAARLLKSVCRGVGVSVCGSPQRRVARLLDAARLRPTAPNNHYTALQNMPADSKLEEEVIRVTTKMATETSRDETAV from the exons ATGCAGGATTTTACAAGCATCCTAAACATTATATTCATAATAAGCGGAGGCGTTTTGACCTTTGTAATCTTGTTCATATTTGCTAAAAGACAAATAACAAGGTTCGCTTTGCGATCTCGGAGAGGACCTCACGTACCGATAGGAGCTGATGCAAAAAAG TGTTTGAAAAGGGAAATAGAGCGACGGATTGAAGCAGTACCTCGGATTATGTATGAACCTCGTCTTTTGAGTTCTGAACCCTCACATTATATTCTGGAACCTCAACAACCGTACCATTATCGTTTTAAAGCTGTTGATGATGTCAAAACTTTAG AAGACGAAATTGCTTGTCAAGACCCTGGACTTAGGCGCCATCCTCGTGAGTCTCTCCGAGCTTTCCTTTTGTCCTCATTGGCAGCTCCACTCGATGGGCGTGGCCAGAAATTGGTTCATCAATTCTGCGATACATATGAATTCGCCCGTCATCATCCAGGAGAGTTTGGAGAGGATGAATATCAGGCCTATAGCAGACTTTTAATGAAGTTACTTGACGC agCCCGTTTGCTGAAGAGTGTATGTCGTGGTGTGGGAGTGTCCGTGTGTGGCAGTCCGCAACGACGCGTGGCGCGACTGTTAGACGCGGCCAGATTGCGGCCTACTGCTCCAAACAACCATTACACAGCTCTGCAG AATATGCCGGCAGACTCGAAGTTGGAGGAGGAAGTGATCAGAGTGACAACGAAGATGGCCACCGAGACGAGTCGAGACGAGACCGCCGTCTGA